GGTGAAGGTGCATCTCGAGGTGCGCAAGGACAAGGACGCGAGCGGCTACTGCACCCTGCGCTCACAGGACGCCGACGGCACCGAGGTCGGCCGCGCCGACTTCCGCTTCGACCAGCGCTCCTCGCGCATCGACAAGGTCGTCACGCTGCGTACGACCGCCCGTGGCACCACCGCGGAGCTGCTCGGCTGCCACGCTGACTGACGTCACCCCCAGCATTTGGCTGCTGACCTGCGTTGACGTAATTCTGATGGCTTATGTCCTCCCCCTGCCGCCGCTGAATTGTTAGGCTCGTGGTTTCGCCCATCCGTGAAGGAACATTCTTCTGGGTAGGGCGATGCTTTGTATTCCCAGTACCTACGAGGAGCACCTGTGACCCAGACCAGCGACGACGTCACCTGGCTCACGCAGGAGGCGTACACCAAGCTCAAGGATGAGCTGGAGTACCTGTCTGGTCCCGCGCGCGCCGAGATCACCGTGAAGATCGCGGCTGCGCGCGAGGAGGGCGACCTGCGCGAAAACGGCGGTTACCACGCGGCCAAGGAGGAGCAGGGCAAGCAGGAGCTCCGCATCCGCCAGCTGACCCAGCTCTTGGAGAAGGCCAAGGTCGGTGAGGCCCCCGCGGCCGGCGGTGTGGTGGCACCCGGCATGGTCGTGACCATCGCCTTCGACGGCGACGAGGACGACACCCTGGAGTTCCTGCTCGCCTCGCGCGAGTACGCGAGCGCCGACATCGAGACCTACTCTCCGCAGTCCCCGCTGGGCTCCGGCGTGAACGGCAAGAAGGTCGGCGAGGACGCCCGGTACGAGCTGCCGAACGGCAAGCTCGCCTCGGTGAAGATCCTCAAGGCCGAGCCGTACCAGGGCTGAGCCCAGGCCAGCCACTCCGCCGATGCCCCCGGTCGCATGCCGGGGGCATCTTCATGCCCGGGTCAGAGCACGCGCCCCGCTCTCGGCCGGCTCCGCCTCACGACGCCGCCGAGCGGTACTTCCGTACCGCCAGCGTCCTGAATATCAGGGTGATCAGGATCGAGTAGATCACCGAGGCCCAGATCGAGTGCTGCATCGGCCAGGCGGCCGACTTCGACTGGCCGGGGTTGGCGAACAGCACGCGGCAGGCCTGCACCGTGGCACTGAACGGGTTCCAGTCGGCCAGGTGCCGCAGCCAGGGCGTCATGTTGCTGGAGTCCACGAACGCGTTGGAGATGAACGTGACCGGGAAGAGCCAGATCAGCCCGCCCGAGGTGGCCGCCTCCGGAGTGCGTACGGACAGGCCGATGAGCGCGCCGATCCAGGTGAAGGCGTATCCGCTCAGCAGCAGCAGGCCGAAGGCGCCGAGGACCTTGACGGCGTTGGTGTCGCCGTCCGAGCCGACGCGCCAGCCCACCATGAGGGCGACCACGGCGAGGACCAGCAGGGTCAGGGCGGTCTGGACGAGGTCGGCGAGCGTGCGCCCGGTCAGCACCGCGCCGCGCGCCATGGGCAGCGAGCGGAAGCGGTCGATGAGGCCCTTGTGCATGTCGTCGGCGATGCCCGCACCCGCGCCCGCGGTGGCGAAGGTGACGGTCTGCGCGAAGATGCCCGCCATCAGGAAGTTGCGGTAGTCGGTGGCACTGGTGCTGCCGCCGATCTTCATCGACCCGCCGAACACATAGCTGAACAGCACCACGAACATGATCGGCTGGATCAGCCCGAAGATCACCATCTCCGGAATGCGGGACATCCGGATCAGATTGCGTTTCGCGACGACCAGTGAGTCCCGGACGGACTGGCCGATCGGGTTCATGGGAGCCGCGGTCGGCACGGCATCGGTGACGGCGCTCACTTGGCCTCCTCCTTCTTCTGCTTTCCTGCCTTGCCGTCCCCCGCCGCTCCGTTGCCCTCTTCCTTCACCTCGGCCAGGTGGCCGGTGAGGGAGAGGAAGACGTCGTCGAGGGTGGGGCGGCGCAGGCCGATGTCGTCGATCTCGATGCCGCGGGCGTCCAGCTCGCGGATGACCTCGGCGAGCAGCTTCGCGCCGCCGGTCACGGGGACGGTGAGCTTGCGGGTGTGCTCCTCGACCGTGGTCTCGCCCTTGCCGAAGCCGCGCAACAGCTCCGATGCCGTGGCTATGTGCTCGCGCTCGTGCACGACGACCTCGACACGCTCGCCGCCGGTCTGTGCCTTGAGCTGGTCGGCGGTGCCGCGGGCGATGACGTGGCCGTGGTCGACGACACAGATGTCGTGCGCGAGGTGGTCGGCCTCTTCCAGGTACTGGGTGGTGAGCAGCAGCGTCGTACCACCGGAGACCAGCCGCTTGATGACCTCCCACAGCTGCTGGCGGTTGCGCGGGTCGAGACCGGTCGTCGGCTCGTCCATGAACATCACGGGCGGCGAGACGACCAGGGCGGCCGCCAGGTCGAGCCGGCGGCGCATACCGCCCGAGTACGTCTTCGCGGTGCGGTCGGCGGCGTCCGTGAGGTTGAACTGGTCGAGGAGCTCGTCCGCCCGGACCTTCGCCGCCTTGGCCTTCATCTGGTAGAGCTGGCCGACCATCTGGAGGTTCTCGCGGCCGGTCAGGTACTCGTCGACCGCGGCGAACTGCCCCGAGAGGCCGATCTTGCGGCGCACTTCGTTGGGATGCTTGAGCACGTCGAGGCCTGCCACGACCGCCCTGCCGCTGTCGGGGCGCAGCAGGGTCGTCAGGCAGCGGACAGCGGTCGTCTTCCCTGCGCCGTTCGGCCCGAGGAGGCCCAGGACGGTGCCTTCCGGGACATCGAGGTCGACGCCGTCCAGAGCCCTTACGTCACCGAAGGTCTTCACCAGGCCTTCGGCATAGATGGCGCCTGGCATATGAGTCTCCACGTCGTTGGGGATTCTTCGAAAAGCCTAGGTTTGTGCCTGTTTATGCGCTTGATGAGTGAGGCTCGACACACCATAACGCGATGTATCGCGTCTCTCAACAGAATTTACCGCCTGGCTATGACAAGGGCCCTGACCTGCGATTACGGCACCTTCAACGGTCGTCGGCCGATGACGGTGGTCAGTCGATGACCGTGTAGCCCGCCTCGCGCAGCGCGAGGCCGACCTCGGCGCAGTGCGCCGGCCCCTTCGTCTCCAGGTGCAGCTCCACCTCCGCCTCCGTGAGCCCGAGCCGCGGATCGGTCCGTACGTGGCTCACATCGAGGACGTTAGCGTCGACCACTGACAACACCTGCAGAAGTGTCGCCAGGGCCCCGGGACGGTCCGTCAGTCGCAGCCGGACGGCCAGGTAGCGGCCCCCCGCCGCCATGCCGTGGCGCAGGATGCGCTGCATCAGCAGCGGGTCCACGTTGCCGCCCGACAGCACCGCCACGACCGGCCCCTCGAAGGCTCCGGGGTTCTGCAGCAGTGCCGCGACGGGGCTCGCGCCCGCCGGTTCGACGACCAGCTTGGCCCGCTCCAGGCACAGCAGCAGCGCGCTGGACAGATCGTCCTCGGAGACCGTGCGGACCTCGTCCACCAGGTCGCTGACGAGGCGGAACGGCACGTCGCCGGGGCGCCCGACCTTGATGCCGTCGGCCATCGTCGCCGGGTTCTCGATCGACACCGGGCGCCCGGCCGCCAGCGAGGGCGGGT
Above is a genomic segment from Streptomyces sp. R21 containing:
- a CDS encoding ABC transporter permease, which produces MSAVTDAVPTAAPMNPIGQSVRDSLVVAKRNLIRMSRIPEMVIFGLIQPIMFVVLFSYVFGGSMKIGGSTSATDYRNFLMAGIFAQTVTFATAGAGAGIADDMHKGLIDRFRSLPMARGAVLTGRTLADLVQTALTLLVLAVVALMVGWRVGSDGDTNAVKVLGAFGLLLLSGYAFTWIGALIGLSVRTPEAATSGGLIWLFPVTFISNAFVDSSNMTPWLRHLADWNPFSATVQACRVLFANPGQSKSAAWPMQHSIWASVIYSILITLIFRTLAVRKYRSAAS
- the greA gene encoding transcription elongation factor GreA, with product MTQTSDDVTWLTQEAYTKLKDELEYLSGPARAEITVKIAAAREEGDLRENGGYHAAKEEQGKQELRIRQLTQLLEKAKVGEAPAAGGVVAPGMVVTIAFDGDEDDTLEFLLASREYASADIETYSPQSPLGSGVNGKKVGEDARYELPNGKLASVKILKAEPYQG
- a CDS encoding ATP-binding cassette domain-containing protein, whose translation is MPGAIYAEGLVKTFGDVRALDGVDLDVPEGTVLGLLGPNGAGKTTAVRCLTTLLRPDSGRAVVAGLDVLKHPNEVRRKIGLSGQFAAVDEYLTGRENLQMVGQLYQMKAKAAKVRADELLDQFNLTDAADRTAKTYSGGMRRRLDLAAALVVSPPVMFMDEPTTGLDPRNRQQLWEVIKRLVSGGTTLLLTTQYLEEADHLAHDICVVDHGHVIARGTADQLKAQTGGERVEVVVHEREHIATASELLRGFGKGETTVEEHTRKLTVPVTGGAKLLAEVIRELDARGIEIDDIGLRRPTLDDVFLSLTGHLAEVKEEGNGAAGDGKAGKQKKEEAK
- a CDS encoding DUF4307 domain-containing protein, which translates into the protein MSTASTRLPEGRYGRSADERADRKLKVIGAVLGAALLVLVGWFAYYYVGGNKISAQVIAFDPSSTAVKVHLEVRKDKDASGYCTLRSQDADGTEVGRADFRFDQRSSRIDKVVTLRTTARGTTAELLGCHAD